One Aphelocoma coerulescens isolate FSJ_1873_10779 chromosome 6, UR_Acoe_1.0, whole genome shotgun sequence DNA window includes the following coding sequences:
- the LOC138112385 gene encoding neurotrypsin-like: protein MEISKILGLLVELSSLLSCLRCAEAFLGSKPSENHLQSTAPSVCAVGPLGYYNGSLAVTEAGAECLNWAEFPDYVQQYPDRGLGDHNYCRNPDGGTTPWCFYRLVSGAIGWANCDCNQGAVRLAEDSSVELYFNGLWGTICADHWTDWDASVVCRQLGLSEIGTAGKKSHPGPWPVPLHLQSANCHGDEEALLQCAYQEAMSGACNQGSAVVTCVPPEGVGAPLRIVGGKESFEGRVEVYHDGKWGTICDDQWDDRDAEVVCRQLGLSGTPKALSWAHYGQGSGPILLDEVQCSGNELSLDQCKKSDWGQQNCDHIEDAGVSCDPFTEGTVRLAGGRSPGEGRVEVYYNGDWGTVCDDGWTDLGAQVVCRQLGFSGPAFLASEGDYAAGQGFILLDDVACVGTELSLLDCPHSNWGQHDCSHAEDLGVRCSPESNTVMDGSLGPPMRLVDGESTKEGRVEVLLNGQWGSVCDDDWTDRDAAVVCRQLGFSGTAKARAMAYFGEGHGPIHLDNIECSGMEHNLEQCARPDTRIRSCWHSEDAGVICDYMEDKVQDIRRTGPESGVCGMRLLHHRKKRIIGGNKSLRGSWPWQASLRLKGFRRDTRLLCGATLISSCWVVTAAHCFKRFGVDVRRYLLRVGDYHTGVKDEFERELPVERIVLHKNYWAGSNDNDIALVRMRGREGHCLSFNHHVLPVCLPDRRERSDINRQACIISGWGDTGKSYSRTLLQGVVPLLPREDCEARYGQKFTNRMICAGNLSEDKRVDSCQGDSGGPLMCQRSNGRWIILGITSWGYGCGRKDSPGVYTKVSKFVPWIKKVTKLK, encoded by the exons ATGGAAATCTCCAAAATACTCGGGCTCCTGGTAGAGCTCTCAAGTCTGCTATCCTGTCTCAGATGCGCGGAG GCTTTCCTGGGATCTAAGCCCAGCGAAAACCATTTGCAGAGTACAG CGCCCAGCGTGTGTGCTGTGGGACCTCTCGGGTACTACAATGGCTCGCTGGCGGTCACCGAGGCCGGGGCAGAGTGTCTCAACTGGGCAGAGTTCCCTGATTATGTTCAGCAGTACCCAGACCGTGGCCTGGGGGACCACAACTACTGCAGGAACCCAGACGGGGGAACGACGCCCTGGTGCTTCTACCGGCTTGTGTCAGGGGCCATCGGCTGGGCCAACTGTGACTGTAACCAAG GTGCTGTGCGGTTGGCTGAAGACAGTAGTGTGGAGCTGTACTTCAATGGACTCTGGGGTACTATTTGTGCTGACCACTGGACTGACTGGGATGCCAGTGTTGTCTGCAGGCAACTAGGTCTCAG TGAGATCGGCACAGCTGGGAAGAAGAGTCATCCTGGACCATGGCCTGTTCCCCTGCACCTGCAGTCAGCAAACTGCCATGGAGATGAGGAagccctgctgcagtgtgccTATCAGGAAGCTATGTCAGGAGCTTGTAACCAGGGAAGTGCTGTGGTAACCTGTGTTCCTCCAGAAG GTGTGGGTGCCCCACTGCGTATAGTTGGGGGGAAGGAGAGCTTTGAAGGGCGAGTGGAGGTTTACCATGATGGCAAGTGGGGAACCATCTGTGATGACCAGTGGGATGATCGGGATGCTGAAGTAGTCTGTAGACAGCTGGGACTCAG TGGGACCCCAAAAGCCTTGTCATGGGCTCACTATGGGCAGGGATCTGGCCCAATCCTGCTGGATGAAGTGCAGTGCTCAGGGAATGAACTCTCCCTTGATCAGTGCAAGAAGAGCGACTGGGGACAGCAAAACTGTGACCACATTGAAGACGCTGGGGTCTCCTGTGACCCTTTCACAG AGGGCACTGTCCGGCtggctggtggccgcagccctgGCGAAGGCAGGGTGGAAGTTTATTACAATGGAGACTGGGGCACAGTGTGCGATGATGGCTGGACAGACCTCGGTGCCCAGGTGGTCTGCAGGCAGCTGGGCTTCAG TGGTCCTGCTTTCCTGGCCTCTGAAGGGGAttatgctgctggccaaggcttcaTCCTACTGGATGACGTGGCATGTGTGGggacagagctgtccctcctGGACTGTCCCCACAGCAACTGGGGGCAGCATGACTGCTCCCATGCTGAGGATCTCGGAGTCCGCTGTTCCCCAGAAAGCAACACGGTCATGGATGGCAGTCTGG GGCCTCCCATGCGGCTGGTGGATGGAGAAAGCACCAAGGAGGGCCGGGTTGAGGTATTGCTGAATGGGCAGTGGGGCAGTGTCTGTGATGATGACTGGACagacagagatgctgcagtgGTTTGCAGGCAACTGGGATTCAG TGGTACAGCAAAAGCCAGGGCAATGGCTTATTTTGGTGAAGGCCATGGGCCCATCCATCTGGACAACATAGAATGCAGTGGCATGGAGCACAACCTGGAGCAATGTGCCAGGCCTGACACCAGGATTcgcagctgctggcacagtgAGGATGCTGGGGTGATCTGTGACTATATGGAAGACAAGGTCCAAGATATCAGGAGAACAG GTCCAGAGTCTGGTGTGTGTGGGATGCGCCTGCTTCACCATCGCAAGAAAAGGATCATAGGTGGAAACAAGTCTCTGAG AGGCAGTTGGCCATGGCAGGCCTCACTGCGGCTGAAGGGTTTTCGTCGAGATACTCGTCTGCTGTGTGGAGCAACACTGatcagcagctgctgggtggTGACTGCAGCCCACTGCTTCAAAAG GTTTGGTGTTGATGTGCGGCGCTACCTCCTGCGGGTGGGCGACTACCACACAGGCGTGAAGGATGAGTTTGAGAGGGAGCTGCCCGTGGAGCGGATTGTCCTCCACAAGAACTACTGGGCTGGCAGCAATGATAATGACATAGCCCTTGTCCGGATGCGGGGCAGAGAAGGGCACTGTCTCTCCTTCAATCACCACGTTCTGCCCGTCTGCCTGCCCGACAGGAGAGAGAGGTCTGACATCAACAGGCAAGCATGCATCATCTCCGGCTGGGGAGACACAG GAAAGTCCTATTCAAGAACCCTGCTGCAGGGGGTGGTGCCCCTTCTCCCACGGGAAGACTGTGAGGCCCGTTATGGGCAGAAGTTCACCAACCGCATGATTTGTGCTGGGAACCTCTCTGAAGATAAACGGGTGGACAGCTGTCAGGGTGACAGTGGAGGGCCACTCATGTGTCAGAGATCAAATGGACGCTGGATCATTTTGGGCATCACTTCCTGGGGGTATGGCTGTGGTCGGAAGGATTCACCTGGTGTGTACACAAAGGTCAGCAAATTCGTACCCTGGATCAAGAAAGTGACCAAGCTAAAATGA
- the CHCHD1 gene encoding small ribosomal subunit protein mS37 codes for MAAAAYPAWVTRWVSGQWRNKRRPPALRPPRPLALADKVANRREQLTEATCITEMSVMMACWKQNDFNDAPCTEEIQMFYDCVAKAEKERKNQNEDTLSSRGNLPSSKVNKLLKRFPQITRYV; via the exons ATGGCGGCGGCCGCGTACCCCGCCTGGGTGACGCGCTGGGTGTCCGGGCAGTGGAGGAACAAGAGGCGGCCCCCGGcgctccgcccgccccggccgctGGCGCTGGCCGACAAGGTGGCGAACCGCCGGGAGCAGCTGACAG AGGCAACGTGCATTACGGAGATGTCGGTAATGATGGCCTGCTGGAAACAGAATGACTTCAACGATGCACCTTGTACCGAGGAGATCCAGATGTTCTATGACTGCGTGGCAAAGGCAGAA aaagaGCGCAAGAATCAAAATGAGGACACCCTGTCATCCAGGGGAAACTTGCCTTCAAGCAAAGTGAACAAGCTCTTGAAGAGGTTTCCTCAGATCACCCGTTATGTATAA